TGATAAATATAGTAGTTTCTTAAATCAAACAAATAAAGTAATGATAAATTTTTATCTGAAGAATGCAATCTATAAAAGTATATTTGTGATGATAAGTGTTATACAAATTGTTGCTATATATAGTTTAGTTGGATTACAATCAATAACTCTAAGCGTTGGGGTAAGTTTATTTGTTTTCTTAATAGCGGCAGCAACTAAAACTTCAGAAGCTTTAAGTAGTTTTATCACAAGTATGTTTAGTTTTCAGTCCTCATCTAACATGTTAGAACCGTTAGTTGAACTAATGAATGTAGAAGAATCTGAAGAACTATATAAAGATGGACAAATTGCCAGTGAAATGCAATCATTACGTTTTGATAAGGTATCATTTCATTATCCAAATCATGAAAAAATCGTTTTAAAGGATATCTCATTTACAATTAATAAAGGTGAAAAGATTAGTATTGTTGGTTTAAATGGAGCTGGTAAAACAACATTGGTAAAATTAATTTGCCGTTTATATAAACCAACATCTGGAACAATATATTGGAATGGTATTGATATTAATGATTACCAATATGAATCGTTTTTGAATCAAATTGCAGCAGTATTTCAAGATTTTAAGATGTTTGCTCTAACATTACATGAAAATGTCGATATGGAATCAAAAAATCGTGAAGATGTTTTACGGTGTATTAAGCAGGCTGGATTAGATAACAAAATTGCGAGTTTAGAACATGGTATTGACACGTATCTTTCCAAAGAATACCATGAAAATGGAATTGAGATGTCTGGTGGTGAATTGCAAAAACTAGCAATTGCAAGAGCGTTTTATAAAAATTCATCATTAATTATTTTAGATGAACCTACAAGTGCTCTAGATCCGCTTGCTGAAGCTGAAATATATGAACACTTTAGTGAGTTAGTAGCAAATAGAACCTCTATATATATATCACATCGTATGTCATCTTGCGTATTTAGTGACAGAATTATTATTTTGGATGAAAATAAAATACAAATGATAGATACTCATGAAGAATTGATGAAACAAAAGAATTCAAGATATTACGAATTATTTAACTCCCAGGCTATGTATTATCAAGCAAATGCGGATTCCTAATTTAATAAAAAAGTTATCAAAAATCATATTCAGATAGGAAAGAATTACTATATAATCACTTGCAACTTCCTAGGTAACAACAAGCCGTATCACAAATAATTGTAAAACATGATATAAATAGCATAAAAAAACCATATAAGGTATTATATGATACGATACAATTAGACATGAAATCTTTATTTAAAAAGTGAAATTCAATTCTTTTTTTAATCTAGAAGAGCTTAAGTATTGCTTCAAAGCTATATAATATGTACTCTACAATTTGTAGACTAAGAAATTCTTTACAGGATTTAACAATGTAGTATAATTATTACTGAGAGGGTGATAGTGATGTCGATTTCTGAGAATATTAAGATATGTAGAATACAAAATAATTTAACTCAAAAACAACTTGGAGAAAAAGTGTTTGTGAGTGATAAAACGATTAGCAAATGGGAAAGCAACAGAAGTGTTCCTGACGTAGATACGATAAAACGATTAGCAGAAATATTAAATGTAGAATATGATGTATTAATAGATGGTGAAGAAGCCAGAAGTAAACAGGATACAATGAGTACAAAGATAAGAAAGATCTCAATAAAATATAGTAGACAAATTATATCGGGACTAATATTATTGTTTATGCTTATATTAAGTAATCTAATTAATGATGATATTGCATACTTTATCATTTATTTTTCAATAATTGGATTTACGCTATTGCAAATATTTAATAGTTCTAAATGGTACTTGATAGGACTCTTAATCGCTTTGATGCAATTGTCTGATGAAATGAATACATATCTTCACTTTGATTTTGATTTATGGTTCTTATCTTTGTTTTTACTAGGCATCTTTATAATTTTGATAATATTTTTGATTAAATTGGTAAAGAACTTGAGAGTTAAAGATTATTTCTTAATATCCGTATTTCTTGGTAATTTATTTGTGGTTATTTTCATTTTATTTATGTCGTAGGCATTCAGAGTAGGGTGGCGTCTGAGCTCTACTAAAGGATATATAGAATCTAATTCAAGTTTATTTATTTTTTCATTCTCAATCTACCTAATAATTTATTTCCAAATCATTTTTGTGGATTTTAAATTCAAACATGAAAAATCTAAACTTATAACTTAATTTATTATAGGTTTTTTGTTAAATAAATGTTTTAATACTATGTTAATGATTTTGGATTAGTATTGGAGATAAACAGTGAGTATTTTTTTCATCATATGCATATGATTATAAGTTGCAACAACACTCATACACGAGCAGTACCATAAGTAATTGCAACTTATGATTTACACACCATAACAAAGCCCTCTTGGGCTTTTTCTTTTGTGTCCTTATATGACCTAGTATTTAAAATGAAGTGTGGTATAATATAAATAAGAAATCAAAGGGATCAATAAAACACAACATCATTGACCGTTATGAAACTCACAAATGAAAAGGGTTTTTTTCTTTTGCACACTCTTTTCAAGTTCCTCTAGATTATTAAAGCCATATAAATTAAAATAGATTGAAATGTTCTTAGTAAGTTAAGAATTTTCATACAAAAATACAAAAAAAGTAACATAAGGAGGTTTTTATGAAAAAAAATAATTCAAAAATATATTTTGTTACTGTCATAATTGCATTAGTTATAGGGATAGTATTACATTACTCCGTTAGATCAGTAGGAGATTGGAAAGCATTTATGTTATATTATGTTCCTTTACTCTTATTATTTATTCCAACTCTGATCTTTTGGTTAAAGAAGATTGAAGAGGTAAAAACATCAATTCCATTATTAATATTAACATCAGGTATAACACTTGGAGTATTAATTATTATAGTTATTGCTGTTGTGAGGTTTACAAATGATAATATACTTACTTTTGGAACTACATCATATTACATAATGATATATGGCGTTTCCTTAGTGATTTTTGTAGGGATTGTTTGGTATTGGATTGAAGAAATAGATTCAACCAAAAAAATCCTATATAGTTTGATAGGTTTAGCTTTCATTTTCTTCATGTTCAGTTCATTGAAAGGATTTTATATTTATGATAATAATGTTTATGGTTTTAATGGACCATTTATGAGATGGGATTTGTTTTGGAGTTACATGTTTCAGAATCTAATATATACTCTTGCTCTATTGTTCTTTCCAATAAGCATTTATTCAAAATATCGCTTACTAGAAGAGTGAATTAATTCTTTTCCTAATAACCCCCTTAACTTACTAAGATTGAAGTATTTTATATCAAGACACCATTGATAAAGAAATAATTTCTACTGAGTTTGAAGATTATAGCCAGTCTTATTTATATTTTAGATCGAAGGAGATAAAGTTGTTTTTTCTACTTCAAGATAGAGTTTATGCCATAAAACAACCATTAATTTGAGTCCCATAGGATTTGCATATTAAATTGCTATTATTAATGATAATAACGTATTGCTTGTTTGAGGTTATAGAGATATAATCAATTCGTATATGTGTTTAATATAAAGATTAAAAAATTATATTGAAATACTATAATAGTTATCAGGGCAATGGTGATTTTTATGAATGATAAGTTTAAATATAATCTGAAAATCTTTATAATGTTTGGAATTTTGTTTGAATTAATGAATGTTTTTTATAATCCATATGCGATGAAGTTTTTAGAGAGAATCGGTGGAAATGAGTTTCATTTTTCATTAATCAATTCTACAAAAGGAATAATAATGATTTTTACTTCCTTACCTGCAGCTTTCATCATCAACAAGATAGCTGATAAACAAAAAGCAACTGCCAATATAGTTCTTGTTATGGCGATTATTGTTCTTTCATTATTTTTTATCCCGATGCTACCAAGTAGTTATCAAGTGATTTCATTTATCGTTATTTTAACCTTATTGATGGTACCAATCTCAATCTATAATATTAGTTATCAAAATATTACTGCTGAGATATTCCCTTTAAGAAGAGCTAAAGTAATATCTAAAAGAAGTATTTACACAATTCTATTTACAACTACTGTCACTATTGCTTCTGGATTAATATTTCGATACTTTGCACGAGAT
The sequence above is drawn from the Mariniplasma anaerobium genome and encodes:
- a CDS encoding ABC transporter ATP-binding protein — translated: MKQFKIAYNIIKFTNKISKTFYLLIFAQAIMRTAKILIGVYGLKLIIDGLVSNDYHTSIQMILIVLGSEFLINILEKKLVSMLEIKKQEIMQRVYQTINFKLMNIDYQHLEDPYYLDLSERSKYAINQFDALDNLFKSFADIAYYILVISSMFAVLITFNPLILLIIFATLLLYTINSRFSSKQQVLLSKKLGPINRKFNYYQVIVSDVTSAKDFSVYPLSDLMFDKYSSFLNQTNKVMINFYLKNAIYKSIFVMISVIQIVAIYSLVGLQSITLSVGVSLFVFLIAAATKTSEALSSFITSMFSFQSSSNMLEPLVELMNVEESEELYKDGQIASEMQSLRFDKVSFHYPNHEKIVLKDISFTINKGEKISIVGLNGAGKTTLVKLICRLYKPTSGTIYWNGIDINDYQYESFLNQIAAVFQDFKMFALTLHENVDMESKNREDVLRCIKQAGLDNKIASLEHGIDTYLSKEYHENGIEMSGGELQKLAIARAFYKNSSLIILDEPTSALDPLAEAEIYEHFSELVANRTSIYISHRMSSCVFSDRIIILDENKIQMIDTHEELMKQKNSRYYELFNSQAMYYQANADS
- a CDS encoding helix-turn-helix domain-containing protein, with translation MSISENIKICRIQNNLTQKQLGEKVFVSDKTISKWESNRSVPDVDTIKRLAEILNVEYDVLIDGEEARSKQDTMSTKIRKISIKYSRQIISGLILLFMLILSNLINDDIAYFIIYFSIIGFTLLQIFNSSKWYLIGLLIALMQLSDEMNTYLHFDFDLWFLSLFLLGIFIILIIFLIKLVKNLRVKDYFLISVFLGNLFVVIFILFMS